The genomic DNA CGCCGAAGAGCGCGCGACTCGCGTTGGTTCACACCGGCTACAAACACCAACTCAAGATTCCGACCGAGGGTGGTGACCCTGGTATTTATGCACCGGGATTCCTATTGGAAGAAAAGCCGGACGGCACGGTCGTTGTGCTCCGAGGCATGGAGCGGATAACTCTCTCGGTTCCGTATGAGAAGCCCTTCTGGCGACCGTTTACCCTTCGGTACGTCGAGGGCACGTTTCGGGGCTATGAAACAAGGTTTACCGATCTGTCGACGTTCATCTGTGCTATTCAAGTTGCCGCTCGTGGCGATTACGACACCGCTTCGACTCTCGCGAGTGCGTACCGTGAGCGCGTCCCCGACCGGTTGAAGAATCCCCAATTGTTGCTCGCCCGATGCTTTCGTGGCTACCTCCGGGATCAACTTCTCGAAGGGGCCGAGAAGTGGCGAGAAATCCACACCCGGCTGGTGGAATTATTCCGGGAGTTTCCGGAACTCAAGACCGAGGAACCGGACCCGATTCTCGTTCAGGATGAATGGCCGGAGCTATTCAATGCTCTCACGGCCACCCTCAATGCCAAACCGCCAGCGCCGGGCTCGGTCGAATCGCTGGTCCTTGCTTTTGCGAACCGACCGAGCCGCGGTTACGACTTCGAAATCTTCTCGGATCCGACCTCGGGCGACAGGAAAAAACCGCTCCGGGAAATTGCACTCCGCGGCTTCGGCGCAATCCCAGATCTGATTGCCCTCCTTGGCGACCGACGAATCACGGCCCACGAATCTGGTGGAATCAACCACGTTTGTCCGAGAATCATCCGGGTCGGATCACTATCTTCCATGTTGCTCTACCGCTTGGTCGGTGGTGGAGACGTGGACCCTCCGGACGAACCCGATCCACAGGCGTGGCGGGCTTGGTGGGAAAAGAACCGGGGGCAAGACGAACGACGTTACTACGTCGCAGGCGTCTTCTACCGGAATGAAAAGCAAATTGCCAGTGTCAACAACACTGTTGCCAACATCATTGCTCAGAAGTGGCCAACGGATCTACCAGACCTATGCGTCCAATTCACAACGCACGCCGGGCCGGACGCCGACCCGTTCGGACTGGCGTCGGCATTGGCCGAAGCGCGGTTGCCGAAAGCCGAGCGGGTTGCGACTCTGGCCGCGTTCGCGAGGCGCGGTACTTTCGAACACCGCATGTCTGTTCTTCGAGCGTTGGCGAAACTGGACGCCGAGAAAGCTGCCGAGGTCGCCATCCCACTGCTGGATACCATTCCCAATGATACCTTCAGTGGGTACATCAGGCGGAAGTTTGTACCCTTCCGGTCCGTGGTAATCATAGCCAACAACGACGCTCTTTGGAGGAAGTATGTCCGGATCGTGAAGCAGAGTGAGGTGAGATTGCGGATGGAAGCATTAAACGGAATGAGTCTGCGAAATGACGAGGCCCGGCAGCAACGGCTCGCATTCCTTTCCGTCTTCCTCGCAGACGAAACGGTGCGAGATTTGTCTTCGAAGCCGGTGACCGACATCTTTGCGGCTTACAATTTCCCCCGCCTTGCGGTGCGAGATTTCGTCGCCATGGAAATCGCGTCTCTCCTCAAGCTCGACGATTTGCCAGATACGCGGTGGACGGCCGAGGACTGGTCCCGGCTCCGTGAGAAAGTGCGGACGAAGCTCGCCGCCGAGCGACTTCCCGACCTGGGCCAATAGGTCGGTCCGGCGGACCGGAGTCAAGACTTCGCAGATCTGGGACATCGAACACTGCCACGTCTACGTCGCAGTCAATTCCGCCAGCTCGTGGCTCAGGTTCCGCCGGGCGGCTTCTTCGCCTTCCGCGATCATCAGCGGGTGGTGGTAGAGTCGCGGGCGGTCGAGGAAGTGTTCGAGAACCTTCGCCCGGCCCGCGCGGTAGGCGTCGTCGGGCACGAAGGCGTACTCCTTGCGGATGTCGGCCGCGTACCGCTGGTATCGGGCCTCGCTCGCACCCAGGACGGCGAGGTCCGCGTCGAGCAGCACGAGGGCGTCCGGGTCGGCCGGCGGCTCGGCGGTCGTGTGCGCGGTCGCGAGAACGAGGTCGGTCACTCGCGCGATGACCGGCACTGGCACGGCCAGCGGCGACAGCCAGTCGGCGACGAGGGCAGCGCTCCGGGCCTCGTTGTCCTTCGCCCGCGGGTCGTAGACGGCATCGTGGAACCAGACGGCGAGTTGCACGGCCCGCGTGTCCGCGCCCGCCTCGGCCAGCCGAGGGACGACGCGGAACATTTCCCACAGGTGTTCGAGCGTGTGGTAGTGCCGGTGCCGCTCCGAGTGGGCGGCGACGAGCCGGTCGAACACCGGGTACGCGTCGGCGGGGGTGACGCCGAAGGATTCGAGCAGGCGGGCCCACTGCCGCTGCATCAGGTCGAGCCGTTCGGGGGAAAGCATACCCGGCTCCGCTCAAGAAGAAGGATCGGTCTGCCGCAAGTAAGCCAGCGCCCGCGCCAGGCACTCGTTGGCCGATAACGCGCCCGTATCCACCACGAGGCGGGGAACTGTCAGCGGGTTCGCGCGGGCCTTCACTTCCAGATATAGGGCATACGTCCGGTTCTTCGCGGGGTGGTCGCCGGTGGCGATCGCGTGTTCGAGCCGTTGTCGTGCGACTTCGTCCGAGCAGACGCATTCGACGATCCGCACCGCTTCCCCCAGCGACTCGGCCACGGCGAGCAGGTCCGCGATCTGGTAGGCCCGCGAAAACGTCCGCCCGTCAATGATTACGGTGATCTGGGGCGAAGTCGTCCGGATGAGGGCGGCGGCCCGGTAGATAGCCGCCATGCTGGCGTCGTCCTGGGCGGACGTGTAGTCGAGCGCGGGCG from Fimbriiglobus ruber includes the following:
- a CDS encoding AAA family ATPase, with the protein product MLWLTRKAWKFEDSPVLVAMAGLPGTGKSSLARSIAAALGGVVLDKDVVRSALFPPPALDYTSAQDDASMAAIYRAAALIRTTSPQITVIIDGRTFSRAYQIADLLAVAESLGEAVRIVECVCSDEVARQRLEHAIATGDHPAKNRTYALYLEVKARANPLTVPRLVVDTGALSANECLARALAYLRQTDPSS